In Microbulbifer celer, a single window of DNA contains:
- a CDS encoding arylsulfatase, whose amino-acid sequence MRFQFGGLVLLFALSGCGDEDLHNSTQAKLPGVKQAEAAAQQEDMNVPPATTQPQGAPQNPRPQEPAATATNPAGTKPNILLIVSDDTGFGDLGPYGGGAGRGMPTPNIDRLADEGMTFFSFYAQPSCTPGRAAIQTGRIPNRSGMTTVAFQGQGGGLPKEEWTLGSVLKKAGYKTYFTGKWHLGESDYALPNAQGYDVMEHAFLYHANAYTYGDPEWFPEMDPELRKMFDSVTKGSMSGNAGEKPREDWKVNGQYVNTPQDGVVGLPYLDNYIERSGIKFLEEAAKHPDQPFFINVNFMKVHQPNLPAPEFQHKSLSKTRYADSMVELDTHIGNLMNKLRELGLDKNTLVFYTTDNGAWQDVYPDAGYTPLRGTKGTVREGGNRVPAIAMWPGKIAPGVRNHDIVGGLDLMATFAALAGIELPKDDRGGAPIIFDSIDMSPILFGTGKGQRNSWFYFTEDELTPGAARVGQYKAVFNLRGDDGAQTGGLSVDTNLGWKGPQKYVATVPQIFDLWQDPQERYDVFMNNFTEHTWTLVVFNKSISDLMKTYVEYPPRKLQSEGYSGPITLTQYERFKYIREALKEEGVSIPLPTGN is encoded by the coding sequence ATGCGTTTCCAGTTCGGCGGGTTGGTCCTGCTGTTTGCTCTCTCGGGATGCGGCGATGAGGATCTGCATAATTCTACTCAGGCCAAGTTGCCGGGCGTCAAGCAGGCTGAAGCCGCTGCCCAGCAAGAGGATATGAATGTCCCTCCGGCCACGACGCAACCGCAAGGAGCTCCTCAGAATCCCCGTCCGCAGGAGCCGGCGGCCACGGCTACCAACCCCGCGGGCACCAAGCCTAATATCCTGCTGATCGTGTCCGACGACACCGGTTTCGGTGACCTCGGTCCCTATGGTGGAGGCGCCGGGCGCGGTATGCCGACACCGAATATTGATCGCCTGGCCGACGAAGGTATGACCTTCTTTTCATTCTATGCTCAGCCCAGCTGTACCCCCGGGCGCGCAGCGATACAGACCGGGCGTATTCCCAACCGTAGCGGTATGACCACGGTCGCGTTCCAGGGGCAGGGCGGCGGCCTGCCGAAAGAGGAGTGGACCCTCGGATCGGTTCTGAAAAAAGCGGGTTATAAAACCTACTTCACTGGCAAATGGCACTTAGGCGAGTCGGATTACGCACTCCCCAATGCCCAGGGTTATGACGTCATGGAGCACGCATTCCTGTATCACGCCAATGCCTATACCTACGGCGACCCCGAGTGGTTCCCGGAGATGGACCCGGAACTACGCAAAATGTTTGACAGCGTTACCAAGGGTTCCATGTCCGGCAATGCCGGTGAAAAACCCCGTGAAGATTGGAAAGTGAACGGCCAGTATGTCAACACGCCACAGGACGGGGTCGTCGGCTTGCCGTATCTCGACAATTATATCGAGCGCTCTGGAATAAAATTCCTTGAGGAGGCGGCCAAACACCCCGATCAGCCATTTTTTATCAATGTCAACTTCATGAAAGTCCATCAACCGAACCTGCCTGCACCGGAATTTCAGCACAAGTCCCTGTCGAAAACCAGGTACGCCGATTCCATGGTCGAGTTGGATACTCATATCGGCAATCTGATGAACAAATTGCGCGAACTGGGTCTGGATAAAAATACCTTGGTGTTTTATACCACCGACAACGGTGCCTGGCAGGATGTTTATCCCGATGCCGGTTATACGCCGTTACGCGGCACCAAGGGTACTGTGCGAGAGGGCGGCAATCGGGTTCCGGCGATAGCGATGTGGCCGGGCAAAATTGCGCCGGGCGTGCGCAACCACGACATTGTCGGCGGTCTGGACCTGATGGCGACATTTGCGGCACTTGCAGGAATCGAATTGCCGAAAGATGACCGGGGCGGTGCGCCGATTATCTTCGATAGTATTGATATGTCACCAATTCTGTTCGGTACCGGCAAAGGCCAGCGCAATTCCTGGTTCTACTTTACTGAAGATGAGTTGACCCCCGGTGCAGCGCGGGTGGGCCAGTACAAAGCAGTATTCAACCTGCGAGGCGATGACGGAGCGCAAACCGGCGGGCTGTCGGTAGATACCAACCTCGGTTGGAAAGGTCCACAGAAATATGTGGCCACGGTGCCGCAGATTTTTGATCTGTGGCAGGACCCGCAGGAACGCTATGACGTGTTCATGAACAATTTTACGGAACACACATGGACACTGGTGGTCTTCAACAAGTCGATCAGTGACCTGATGAAAACCTATGTGGAATATCCGCCGAGAAAGCTACAGAGTGAGGGCTACAGTGGGCCGATTACCCTGACACAGTACGAGCGGTTCAAATACATTCGCGAGGCGCTCAAGGAAGAAGGTGTGTCCATTCCGCTTCCTACCGGTAATTGA
- a CDS encoding HAD family hydrolase — MKRLLPIFAIHLLLLLATGAAAQSDPLPSWNDSASKRAIVDFVGSVTKEGSPDYIPPKERIATFDNDGTLWSEQPAYFQVFYLIDQVKRMAPEHPEWKTREPFASVLKGDMKGVAASGEKGLLEMLAATHSGMTSEQFADNVRQWLATARHPKTGKPFNQMVYQPMLELLNYLRANGFKTFIVSGGGVDFMRVFAEQTYGVPPEQTIGSSLKAKYEMRDGKPAIVKLPDINLIDDKDGKPVGIYQYIGRHPVFAAGNSDGDYQMLEWTTSGDGKRFALLVHHTDEKREWAYDRDSTFGRLDKALDNAKKNGWLIVDMKNDWKVIHPQQ; from the coding sequence ATGAAACGCCTGCTACCCATTTTCGCCATTCACCTTCTCCTATTGCTCGCGACTGGCGCCGCCGCACAGAGCGATCCGCTGCCATCCTGGAATGACAGCGCATCCAAGCGTGCCATTGTGGATTTCGTCGGCAGCGTTACCAAAGAGGGCTCCCCCGACTATATTCCACCGAAGGAGCGCATCGCCACCTTCGACAACGACGGTACCCTCTGGTCGGAACAGCCGGCCTATTTCCAGGTGTTCTACCTGATCGATCAGGTAAAGAGAATGGCGCCTGAGCACCCCGAGTGGAAAACCCGTGAACCCTTTGCCTCTGTGTTAAAGGGCGATATGAAAGGTGTCGCGGCATCCGGTGAGAAGGGCTTGCTGGAAATGCTCGCCGCGACGCACTCGGGCATGACCAGCGAACAGTTCGCCGACAATGTGCGGCAGTGGCTGGCTACCGCCAGGCATCCCAAAACCGGTAAGCCGTTCAATCAAATGGTGTACCAACCGATGCTGGAGCTGCTGAACTATCTGCGCGCCAACGGTTTCAAGACGTTCATCGTGTCCGGTGGTGGAGTGGATTTCATGCGTGTATTCGCCGAGCAGACCTACGGCGTACCGCCGGAGCAGACCATCGGTAGCAGCCTCAAGGCGAAGTACGAAATGCGCGACGGTAAACCGGCTATCGTCAAACTGCCCGATATCAACCTGATCGACGACAAGGACGGAAAGCCGGTGGGCATTTATCAATACATCGGCCGCCACCCGGTATTTGCTGCCGGCAATTCCGATGGCGATTATCAGATGCTGGAGTGGACCACCAGTGGTGATGGCAAGCGCTTCGCTCTGCTTGTGCATCACACCGATGAAAAGCGGGAGTGGGCCTACGACCGGGACTCAACCTTTGGCAGACTCGACAAGGCACTCGACAATGCGAAAAAGAACGGGTGGTTGATAGTGGATATGAAAAATGATTGGAAGGTGATCCATCCGCAACAGTAA
- a CDS encoding tetratricopeptide repeat protein — translation MRLVLRTLVLALVLAGCDRNTTVPEHASAAANAAEEVTPGESSGVQQTDRYLGAEACAGCHAAEYRAWKNSHHDLAMKEPAADTVRGDFDNTGFTYFGTQSTFFRRDGQYFVRTDGADGELQDFPVAYTFGTYPLQQYLIELPGGRLQALSISWDARPEGEGGQRWFHLYPDEEVKAGDPLHWTGLNQNWNFMCADCHSTNFQKNYSPDTKTFASTWSEINVGCEACHGPGAKHVDWAGLVEEQRAVKEDKGFAISFADRTEAVWAMDTESGIAHIQGGVQTQAEIAVCAQCHSRRSTSFPGARPHHPFLDHFNPSLLQAGLYHADGQIDDEVYVYGSFLQSKMHAAGVTCSNCHNPHTLEVRAEGNNLCAQCHLPDKFNTAEHHLHPDGSEGTQCVNCHMTDKVYMQVDARRDHSFRVPRPDLSISIGSPNACTGCHTEQPDTWAAQVLEEKFGKPDSHYGEALFAGRTGAPDAETQLMSLAMDESQPDIARATAVAMLPRYLSQASAQALQVIAQGNEALLHLGIAQSLEQLPERIRPALAIPLLYEDEKVTASLAASSIAGAPMGQFPEKVQMRQKRALQNHVASESFNADRPESLVNLAGLYLQQGDLARSERAFQDAIHLDPGFTPAYINLADLYRASGREREVAAVLRQGMAECEDKTSLQHALGLSLVRQQRLPEALHYLRESARSETTSPRYVYVYGVALNSSGEKDAAIRALEQGLLRFPGEPQLLQLLASLNREFAH, via the coding sequence ATGCGCTTAGTTCTCAGAACCCTGGTGCTCGCGCTAGTACTGGCGGGATGTGACAGAAATACGACGGTACCGGAACACGCGAGCGCAGCCGCAAATGCTGCCGAAGAAGTCACACCCGGCGAATCCTCGGGGGTGCAGCAAACAGATCGTTATCTGGGGGCAGAGGCCTGCGCTGGATGCCACGCGGCAGAGTATCGCGCCTGGAAAAATTCCCATCACGACCTGGCGATGAAAGAGCCCGCGGCAGATACTGTGCGGGGCGATTTCGACAATACCGGTTTTACCTACTTTGGTACCCAATCCACCTTTTTTCGCCGCGACGGACAGTATTTCGTGCGCACCGACGGCGCCGACGGAGAGTTGCAGGATTTTCCCGTCGCCTATACCTTCGGTACCTATCCGCTGCAGCAGTACCTGATCGAACTTCCCGGCGGACGCCTGCAGGCTCTGAGTATTTCGTGGGATGCGCGTCCTGAGGGGGAGGGCGGTCAGCGCTGGTTTCACCTATACCCAGACGAAGAAGTCAAAGCCGGTGACCCGCTGCACTGGACCGGGCTGAATCAGAATTGGAACTTCATGTGTGCCGACTGCCACTCCACCAATTTCCAGAAAAATTATTCGCCGGACACTAAGACCTTTGCCAGCACCTGGTCGGAAATCAATGTGGGGTGTGAGGCCTGCCATGGGCCGGGGGCCAAGCATGTGGATTGGGCCGGGCTTGTGGAAGAGCAAAGAGCAGTCAAGGAAGACAAGGGTTTTGCCATTTCGTTTGCGGATCGCACGGAAGCAGTCTGGGCGATGGACACCGAATCCGGCATTGCGCATATACAGGGTGGCGTGCAAACCCAGGCTGAGATTGCCGTGTGCGCCCAGTGTCATTCACGCCGCAGCACCAGTTTTCCCGGTGCGCGGCCACATCACCCGTTTCTCGATCATTTCAACCCGTCGCTGTTGCAGGCCGGCCTGTACCATGCAGATGGGCAGATCGACGATGAAGTGTATGTCTACGGCTCCTTCCTGCAGAGCAAGATGCACGCAGCCGGGGTGACCTGCAGTAACTGCCACAATCCGCATACGCTTGAGGTCCGCGCGGAGGGCAATAACCTTTGCGCCCAGTGTCATCTGCCGGACAAGTTCAATACCGCTGAGCACCACCTGCATCCCGATGGTAGCGAAGGCACACAATGTGTGAACTGTCATATGACGGACAAAGTCTATATGCAGGTGGACGCACGCCGCGATCACAGTTTCCGCGTGCCGCGGCCCGATCTGTCGATCAGTATCGGCTCCCCCAACGCCTGCACCGGCTGCCACACCGAGCAGCCGGATACCTGGGCGGCACAGGTACTGGAAGAAAAGTTTGGTAAACCCGATTCTCACTACGGCGAGGCGCTGTTTGCCGGTCGCACCGGCGCGCCTGATGCCGAGACGCAGTTGATGAGCCTGGCAATGGACGAAAGTCAGCCGGACATTGCGCGGGCGACCGCAGTTGCGATGCTGCCACGTTATCTGTCCCAGGCCAGTGCACAGGCTCTGCAGGTTATTGCCCAGGGGAACGAGGCGCTGTTGCATCTGGGCATTGCGCAATCGCTGGAACAGTTGCCGGAGCGCATTCGCCCGGCACTGGCGATTCCGTTGCTGTACGAAGATGAGAAGGTCACGGCGTCGCTGGCGGCAAGTTCCATCGCCGGCGCGCCGATGGGGCAGTTTCCAGAGAAAGTTCAGATGCGCCAGAAGCGCGCCCTGCAAAACCACGTCGCGTCTGAGAGCTTTAATGCCGACCGCCCGGAGTCGCTGGTCAACCTCGCTGGACTGTATTTGCAGCAGGGTGATCTGGCGCGCTCTGAGCGGGCATTCCAGGATGCGATACATCTTGATCCCGGCTTTACGCCCGCCTATATCAATCTGGCCGATCTTTACCGGGCTAGCGGTCGCGAGCGTGAGGTCGCAGCGGTATTGCGGCAGGGGATGGCTGAGTGTGAGGACAAGACCTCACTGCAGCACGCTCTTGGTCTCAGCCTGGTGCGTCAGCAGCGTCTGCCTGAGGCTCTGCACTACCTGCGCGAGTCGGCACGGAGTGAAACAACTTCACCGCGCTATGTATATGTTTACGGCGTAGCACTGAATTCGTCGGGCGAGAAAGACGCCGCGATTCGTGCACTGGAGCAGGGGTTGCTGCGTTTTCCCGGGGAACCGCAATTGTTGCAACTGCTCGCCTCCCTCAATCGCGAATTCGCGCATTAA
- a CDS encoding transporter — protein MYRLSTTLLIAVSSFLLSALSHADADLAKKLSNPISDLISVPFQGNWDNRVGPTKGGRRFTMNVQPVIPVGINEDWNLISRTILPVMNQENIFPGSGDQTGLGDTVQSVFFSPKEATAGGVTWGVGPVFLLPTGTEPLLGTEKWGAGPTGVVLKQTGPWTVGSLVNHIWSFAGKDSRADVNSTFVQPFLAYNTPNSWTFTLQTESTYDWEKEQWNVPVHFLVAKVFKVGKQTYQVQAGPRYYAESPDTGAQDWGFRLNWVMLFPK, from the coding sequence ATGTACCGGTTGAGCACCACTTTACTGATCGCGGTTTCAAGCTTTTTGTTGAGCGCACTTTCCCACGCCGATGCAGACCTTGCCAAAAAACTCAGCAACCCCATTTCAGATCTGATCAGCGTACCCTTCCAGGGAAACTGGGACAATCGCGTCGGGCCCACCAAGGGCGGTCGCCGGTTCACGATGAATGTTCAGCCTGTTATTCCGGTAGGCATCAATGAGGACTGGAACCTGATCAGCCGGACCATCCTTCCGGTAATGAATCAGGAAAATATTTTCCCGGGCAGCGGTGATCAGACCGGGCTGGGAGACACCGTTCAGAGTGTTTTTTTCTCACCCAAGGAGGCTACCGCTGGCGGTGTCACCTGGGGTGTAGGTCCTGTTTTCCTCCTCCCGACCGGGACAGAGCCTTTACTGGGTACCGAAAAGTGGGGTGCAGGACCAACGGGCGTAGTGCTCAAACAGACAGGTCCCTGGACCGTCGGCAGCCTGGTAAACCATATCTGGTCTTTCGCGGGCAAAGACAGCCGCGCTGACGTCAACAGCACGTTTGTACAGCCTTTCCTGGCGTATAACACCCCGAATTCCTGGACATTTACCCTACAAACCGAATCCACCTACGACTGGGAAAAAGAACAGTGGAATGTTCCCGTCCATTTTCTGGTCGCCAAGGTATTTAAAGTGGGCAAGCAAACCTATCAGGTACAGGCTGGACCTCGCTATTACGCTGAGAGCCCGGACACCGGGGCACAGGATTGGGGGTTTCGCTTGAATTGGGTCATGTTGTTCCCGAAGTAA
- a CDS encoding flavin-containing monooxygenase, with the protein MQSQHFETLIIGAGLSGIGTACHLKQHCPDRQFAILERRACIGGTWDLFRYPGIRSDSDMFTFGFSFRPWGGDQVLADGPSIRKYLRDTAEEYRVTDHIHFGVDLNSADWRSGEQQWVLRGVREGKEVTYTCSVLISCTGYYDYSQGHEPDLPDVEQFSGQIVHPQHWPENLDYQDKNILVIGSGATAVTLVPALAEQAAQVTMLQRSPTYILSMPRRDRFLGLLNRVLPAHWVYRFARRRNLMLHRGLFRLSKRWPGLMRRLMLRGVKKALAGSADMRHFTPSYNPWDQRLCAVPDGDLFEAVRSGRASVVTDEVETFTAKGVRLKSGTELSADIVVTATGLKLQLLGGMTLTVDGQRVDMRNRLTYKGVLMEGVPNMAWVFGYTNAAWTLKSDLSAGYICRLLNHLTESGQGVFLPIDREGCVADESVMAALQSGYVQRADGILPRQGTRYPWRLLNDYERDKKLMLEAPVVDGVLNFYPGLSRVQPARPVTEDTSAC; encoded by the coding sequence ATGCAGTCACAGCACTTCGAGACCCTCATTATTGGTGCCGGCCTCTCCGGCATCGGCACCGCCTGCCACCTGAAACAGCACTGCCCAGATCGGCAGTTCGCTATTCTCGAGCGTCGTGCGTGTATCGGCGGCACTTGGGATCTGTTCCGTTATCCCGGTATCCGTTCGGATTCCGACATGTTCACTTTCGGTTTCAGTTTCCGTCCCTGGGGTGGGGATCAGGTATTGGCGGACGGCCCATCGATTCGCAAATACTTGCGGGATACTGCGGAAGAATACCGTGTGACCGACCATATTCATTTCGGTGTGGATCTCAACTCTGCCGACTGGCGGAGTGGCGAGCAACAATGGGTACTGCGCGGCGTGCGGGAAGGAAAAGAGGTGACTTACACCTGTTCCGTGCTGATTTCCTGTACTGGTTACTATGACTATTCGCAGGGACATGAGCCCGACCTTCCCGACGTTGAACAATTCTCTGGTCAGATAGTGCATCCCCAGCACTGGCCGGAAAACCTGGATTACCAAGATAAGAACATCCTGGTGATCGGGAGCGGTGCCACCGCGGTGACCTTGGTGCCGGCACTGGCGGAGCAGGCGGCACAGGTCACCATGTTGCAGCGCTCTCCGACCTATATTCTTTCCATGCCCAGGCGGGACCGTTTTTTGGGGTTGCTGAACAGAGTACTGCCCGCGCATTGGGTATACCGCTTTGCCAGGCGCCGCAATCTGATGCTACATCGGGGTCTGTTCAGACTCTCTAAACGCTGGCCAGGGCTGATGCGCCGTCTGATGCTGCGCGGGGTTAAAAAAGCGCTGGCGGGCAGTGCGGATATGCGTCACTTTACCCCCAGTTATAATCCCTGGGACCAGCGCCTGTGTGCGGTGCCCGATGGCGACCTGTTCGAGGCGGTCAGGTCAGGCCGAGCCTCTGTAGTCACCGACGAAGTCGAAACTTTTACCGCGAAGGGCGTTCGACTCAAATCCGGCACCGAGCTGTCTGCGGATATCGTGGTGACCGCCACGGGGTTAAAGTTGCAGCTCCTTGGCGGTATGACACTGACCGTGGACGGACAGCGGGTGGATATGCGTAATCGCCTTACCTATAAAGGGGTATTGATGGAGGGCGTGCCGAATATGGCCTGGGTGTTCGGATACACCAACGCCGCCTGGACGCTGAAGTCAGACCTGTCGGCCGGTTATATCTGTCGTTTGCTGAATCACCTGACGGAGAGTGGGCAGGGCGTGTTTCTGCCCATCGATCGTGAAGGCTGCGTAGCCGATGAATCGGTGATGGCGGCCCTGCAATCAGGGTACGTACAGCGCGCCGATGGAATTCTCCCCCGCCAGGGAACCCGCTATCCATGGCGGCTGCTGAACGACTACGAGCGCGATAAAAAGCTGATGCTGGAAGCGCCGGTGGTAGATGGCGTGCTGAACTTCTATCCCGGTCTCAGCCGCGTGCAACCGGCACGACCTGTAACCGAGGATACTTCAGCCTGCTAA
- a CDS encoding phospholipase D family protein, translating to MKASSKDARSLKPAERSRLARGVNKETEGRGEDQSGFYLVHDGLSAFVARAVMIEEATVSLDLKYYIYSDDASGRILTGMLLQAADRGVRVRLLVDDLGTRVTNPWVLAIDRHPNMEIRVFNPVEGRSGIRRGIEQVLDFGRINHRMHNKLLVCDGNVLITGGRNVADGYFSKAETEFLDVDMIAVGAVVPDASSIFDDYWNSEVAVPVTKLALVDDDTCTLDELRERVAVYLQGERESEFSRALEKSDLAEKLIAGDVPFQWGKGVLFADPPRKAIDRDSVPVSDYPGYKLEKTLKQCKQRLRITNAYLIPGVPGLDLFSTLQQNDVQVDILTNALATNDVAAVHGAYSRYRKPLLQAGVHLWELRPVAQQKQRLHWFKGKSRASLHAKTFVLDEDRGFVGSINLDSRSIIQNTEVGVLIENAEINRQLNRLFDEWTAPDTAWQLALDGDRIRWHWESEDGQKRVTECEPETRWWQRVLAKILSWLPIEEQI from the coding sequence ATGAAGGCATCCAGCAAAGATGCGCGGTCACTAAAACCCGCTGAGCGCAGCCGGCTCGCCCGGGGTGTGAACAAGGAGACTGAAGGGCGCGGCGAAGATCAGTCGGGCTTTTATCTGGTCCACGATGGACTTTCAGCGTTTGTCGCCCGCGCGGTGATGATCGAAGAAGCCACGGTTTCCCTTGATCTCAAATACTACATCTACAGTGATGATGCCTCCGGCCGCATTCTCACTGGAATGTTGTTACAGGCCGCCGATCGCGGCGTTCGGGTACGGCTGCTGGTGGATGATCTGGGCACCCGCGTGACCAACCCCTGGGTGCTGGCGATTGATCGCCACCCGAATATGGAGATACGGGTGTTCAACCCGGTCGAAGGGCGCAGTGGTATTCGACGGGGCATCGAGCAGGTGTTGGATTTCGGCCGCATCAACCACCGGATGCACAACAAGCTGCTGGTCTGTGACGGTAATGTATTGATTACTGGCGGGCGCAACGTAGCCGACGGCTATTTCTCCAAAGCAGAAACCGAATTCCTCGATGTCGACATGATCGCGGTGGGAGCCGTGGTACCGGATGCGTCGTCGATATTCGACGATTATTGGAATAGCGAAGTGGCGGTGCCGGTTACAAAATTGGCACTGGTTGATGACGATACCTGTACCCTCGATGAGTTGCGCGAACGCGTCGCTGTATACCTGCAAGGCGAGCGGGAGTCCGAGTTCAGTCGGGCGCTGGAAAAGTCCGACCTGGCGGAAAAGCTCATCGCCGGAGATGTCCCCTTCCAATGGGGAAAGGGCGTGTTATTCGCGGACCCACCGCGTAAAGCCATAGACCGCGATAGTGTTCCTGTCAGTGACTACCCGGGCTACAAGCTGGAGAAAACGCTCAAGCAGTGTAAGCAACGCCTGCGCATCACTAATGCATACCTGATTCCCGGCGTGCCCGGTCTCGATCTGTTCTCCACCCTGCAACAAAATGACGTTCAGGTGGATATCCTGACCAATGCGCTGGCGACTAACGATGTGGCTGCGGTGCACGGCGCTTATTCCCGTTACCGGAAGCCGTTATTACAGGCGGGTGTCCATTTGTGGGAATTGCGCCCGGTGGCACAGCAGAAACAGCGGCTGCACTGGTTCAAAGGAAAATCGCGCGCGAGCCTGCATGCGAAAACATTTGTGCTGGATGAGGATCGCGGATTTGTCGGGTCGATCAATCTGGATAGCCGCTCGATCATTCAGAATACAGAGGTGGGCGTATTGATCGAAAATGCGGAGATCAACCGGCAATTAAACCGGCTGTTTGACGAATGGACCGCACCGGATACAGCCTGGCAATTAGCGCTGGATGGAGACCGGATCCGCTGGCACTGGGAGAGTGAGGACGGTCAAAAGCGAGTGACAGAGTGTGAACCTGAAACCCGCTGGTGGCAACGCGTCCTTGCGAAAATCCTGTCATGGTTACCTATTGAAGAGCAGATCTGA
- a CDS encoding OmpP1/FadL family transporter has protein sequence MNVARSSLRLLPLTVAVLVAPVSHAGGLMLWEIGTPTLGTAGAGWAATPEDAATAFTNPAGTVWRNQTQVRVAAQALYGDVGFTDDGQSNVSGNDGGNPIRWFPTAGAFAAGKITENIGWGMAMAGNFGLGLDYHDDWKGRRFVQNVDLIGMSLLPSLSWQVNDCLSVGIGLNAMSTYFSFQSAPRAGLIDEDAYLRYKDLDTGFGGNFGIIYRPVSGTTIGLSYTSEVDLEFKDRLKLRDFGPLFDRVVGQLDQTRTTIDMTVPQTVTASLQQELQPGTTLYANLAWQDWSEFAGVSLALDNPNQTSVFVNRGYRDTGHFALGLRQEFKRGFLQDWYLSTGIAYDSGMSDEVTMTADTVTNKAWQFGLGAGTELCPGLQLDFAYNLGWLGDVDIDQTGRPPFSPRLEGTYKDTALHFFGGSIQFGF, from the coding sequence ATGAATGTTGCGCGCAGTTCCCTGAGATTGCTCCCGCTCACCGTCGCCGTATTGGTCGCCCCGGTTTCCCACGCTGGCGGCCTGATGCTGTGGGAGATCGGCACCCCGACGCTCGGTACCGCCGGCGCCGGGTGGGCGGCAACGCCGGAGGATGCCGCTACCGCGTTCACCAATCCCGCGGGTACCGTCTGGCGCAACCAGACACAGGTGCGCGTCGCCGCACAGGCACTCTATGGCGACGTCGGGTTCACTGACGATGGCCAGTCGAATGTCTCCGGTAATGACGGCGGCAATCCTATCCGATGGTTTCCCACTGCCGGCGCCTTTGCCGCGGGGAAAATTACCGAGAACATCGGTTGGGGCATGGCGATGGCGGGCAACTTCGGGCTCGGGCTCGACTACCACGATGACTGGAAAGGCCGCCGATTCGTACAGAATGTCGATCTGATCGGGATGAGCCTGCTGCCATCGCTCAGCTGGCAGGTCAATGATTGCCTGTCTGTGGGCATCGGCCTGAATGCCATGAGCACCTACTTCAGTTTTCAGTCAGCCCCGCGCGCTGGATTGATCGATGAGGATGCGTATTTACGCTATAAAGATCTGGATACCGGGTTTGGCGGCAACTTCGGCATTATCTATCGCCCGGTTTCCGGTACCACCATCGGTCTCAGCTACACCTCTGAAGTGGATCTGGAATTTAAAGACCGATTGAAGTTGCGAGATTTCGGGCCACTGTTTGATCGCGTTGTCGGTCAGCTGGATCAGACCCGCACCACGATCGACATGACAGTGCCGCAAACAGTTACCGCCAGCCTACAGCAGGAACTGCAGCCGGGCACGACGCTCTATGCCAATCTCGCCTGGCAGGACTGGTCTGAATTTGCCGGCGTTAGCCTGGCCCTGGACAATCCCAACCAGACCTCGGTATTTGTCAATCGCGGCTACCGGGATACCGGACATTTCGCCCTCGGTCTACGCCAGGAGTTCAAGCGCGGATTCCTGCAGGACTGGTACCTTTCTACCGGTATCGCCTACGACAGTGGTATGAGCGATGAAGTCACCATGACCGCCGACACCGTCACCAACAAGGCCTGGCAATTTGGTCTCGGCGCCGGTACTGAGCTCTGCCCGGGGCTACAACTTGATTTTGCATACAACCTCGGTTGGCTGGGCGATGTCGATATCGATCAGACCGGGCGCCCCCCGTTCAGCCCCCGCCTGGAAGGCACCTACAAGGACACCGCGCTGCACTTTTTCGGTGGCTCCATACAGTTTGGGTTCTGA